In one Nocardioides luteus genomic region, the following are encoded:
- a CDS encoding tRNA (adenine-N1)-methyltransferase, with protein sequence MSSADIPDIPAEARAGVHRGPLREGEWVRLTDTKGRRHNFELVAGKRFFSNKGHIDHDELIGREEGFTVTASTGGEYLVFRPLLSEFVVSMPRGAAVVYPKDAAQIVAMADIFPGASVVEAGVGSGALTCSLLRAVGPFGKVTSFERREEFAEVARKNVDQFFGTPAGESHPNWSLNLGDLQEELPRQQIRCDRLILDMLAPWECIDAAAESLYPGGMVCAYVATTTQLSRFVETVRAHGGFTEPQAWESLVRDWHVEGLAVRPGHKMIGHTAFLVTARKLAPGERAPRKTRRPAPGAYGPDYTGPRPADMPAPEPVADAVPGAAPEDVAELD encoded by the coding sequence GTGTCAAGCGCTGATATTCCAGACATTCCGGCCGAGGCCCGAGCAGGTGTGCACCGCGGGCCGCTCCGCGAGGGCGAGTGGGTGCGGCTGACCGACACCAAGGGTCGCCGCCACAACTTCGAGCTCGTCGCGGGCAAGCGCTTCTTCTCCAACAAGGGCCACATCGACCACGACGAGCTGATCGGCCGCGAGGAGGGCTTCACGGTCACCGCCTCCACCGGCGGCGAATACCTGGTCTTCCGCCCGCTCCTGTCGGAGTTCGTCGTCTCCATGCCCCGTGGCGCCGCCGTCGTCTACCCCAAGGACGCCGCCCAGATCGTCGCCATGGCCGACATCTTCCCGGGTGCCTCCGTCGTGGAGGCCGGGGTCGGCTCCGGTGCCCTGACCTGCTCGCTGCTGCGCGCGGTCGGTCCGTTCGGCAAGGTGACGTCCTTCGAGCGCCGCGAGGAGTTCGCCGAGGTCGCCCGCAAGAACGTCGACCAGTTCTTCGGCACTCCGGCGGGGGAGTCCCACCCCAACTGGTCGCTCAACCTCGGCGACCTCCAGGAGGAGCTCCCGCGCCAGCAGATCCGCTGCGACCGGCTGATCCTCGACATGCTCGCCCCGTGGGAGTGCATCGACGCGGCCGCCGAGTCGCTCTACCCCGGCGGCATGGTCTGCGCCTACGTCGCGACCACCACCCAGCTGTCCCGCTTCGTCGAGACGGTCCGTGCCCACGGCGGCTTCACCGAGCCGCAGGCGTGGGAGTCGCTGGTGCGTGACTGGCACGTCGAGGGTCTCGCGGTCCGGCCGGGTCACAAGATGATCGGCCACACCGCCTTCCTGGTGACGGCCAGGAAGCTGGCACCGGGCGAGCGTGCGCCTCGCAAGACGCGGCGACCTGCCCCCGGGGCGTACGGACCTGACTACACGGGTCCGCGCCCGGCCGACATGCCTGCTCCCGAGCCTGTCGCGGACGCCGTTCCCGGCGCCGCGCCGGAGGACGTCGCCGAGCTGGACTGA
- a CDS encoding site-2 protease family protein gives MADPDPRPGGDKPVEEAEPGSRAPGTIKVGSIAGSDVLVTPSWFLIAALIAWLMAPRIEAVEPGLGWLTYVAGFAFAIVLYAAVLLHEAAHAIVAKRLGYPVGVIMLHFLGGATSVEKEAKRPRDEFWIAVVGPLVSLGVGMAAYGVSFFTPDGLIGLLVMGLCVTNLFVGVLNLVPGLPLDGGRLLKAGVWAGTGNVNRGSIVAGWAGRVLAVLVLLWPFTQGQILRVQPDLTDYILAVIIGVFLWSGASAAIMSAKVRLRLPLLVARDLARRTLAVPADLPLAEAVRRAQEAEAGSIVTVTSGGEPIGLVHEGALLATPEDRRPWMATSTVTRRLEDGLTLPADIDGEALIQAISKTPAPEYLLVEPDGSIYGVLVTSDVDAAFRAGA, from the coding sequence GTGGCAGACCCTGACCCACGCCCCGGCGGCGACAAGCCGGTCGAAGAGGCGGAGCCCGGCTCGCGAGCCCCGGGCACGATCAAGGTCGGCTCCATCGCCGGCAGCGACGTCCTGGTCACGCCGTCCTGGTTCCTGATCGCGGCGCTGATCGCCTGGCTGATGGCGCCTCGGATCGAGGCCGTCGAGCCAGGACTGGGCTGGTTGACGTACGTCGCCGGCTTCGCGTTCGCGATCGTGCTCTACGCAGCGGTGCTGCTGCACGAGGCGGCGCACGCCATCGTCGCCAAGCGGCTGGGCTATCCGGTGGGCGTGATCATGCTGCACTTCCTCGGCGGGGCGACCTCGGTGGAGAAGGAGGCGAAGCGGCCTCGCGACGAGTTCTGGATCGCCGTGGTCGGGCCACTGGTCTCCCTCGGCGTCGGCATGGCCGCCTACGGCGTCTCCTTCTTCACCCCCGACGGGCTCATCGGGCTGCTCGTCATGGGTCTGTGCGTCACGAACCTCTTCGTCGGCGTACTCAATCTCGTCCCCGGCCTGCCCCTCGACGGCGGCCGGTTGCTGAAGGCCGGCGTCTGGGCCGGGACCGGCAACGTCAACCGCGGCAGCATCGTCGCCGGCTGGGCGGGCCGCGTGCTCGCGGTCCTCGTGCTGCTGTGGCCCTTCACCCAGGGTCAGATCCTCCGCGTGCAGCCGGACCTCACGGACTACATCCTCGCCGTCATCATCGGCGTGTTCCTCTGGAGTGGCGCCTCCGCGGCGATCATGTCGGCGAAGGTACGCCTCCGCCTCCCGCTCCTCGTCGCCCGCGACCTCGCCCGCCGCACCCTGGCGGTGCCCGCCGACCTGCCGCTGGCCGAGGCCGTACGCCGCGCCCAGGAGGCCGAGGCCGGCAGCATCGTCACCGTGACCAGCGGAGGCGAGCCGATCGGTCTGGTGCACGAGGGGGCCCTGCTGGCCACTCCCGAGGACCGCCGCCCGTGGATGGCCACCTCGACGGTGACCCGCCGGCTCGAGGACGGTCTCACCCTCCCGGCCGACATCGACGGGGAGGCCCTGATCCAGGCGATCTCGAAGACGCCGGCGCCCGAATACCTCCTGGTCGAGCCCGACGGCTCGATCTACGGCGTCCTGGTCACCTCCGACGTCGACGCGGCGTTCCGCGCAGGAGCATAA
- the arc gene encoding proteasome ATPase — MSTSDGFHSEGRSPEELESHVRFLEAEVTDLRHRLTEMPGSSRGLEARLADAQRSLAAVTSQNERLTVTLRDARDQIIKLKEEVDRLAQPPAGFGTFIERNEDDSIDVFTGGRKLRVTASPNVDLDELRYGQEVMLNEALNVVAAMEFEKVGEVVMFKELLADGERALVIANADEERVVRLAEPLLNDAIRAGDSLLLEPRSGYVYEKVPKSEVEELVLEEVPDISYESIGGLSGQIEQIQDAVELPYLYPELFIEHQLKPPKGVLLYGPPGCGKTLIAKAVANSLAKKVAAKTGADGKSYFLNIKGPELLNKYVGETERHIRLVFQRAREKAAAGTPVIVFFDEMDSLFRTRGTGVSSDVENTIVPQLLSEIDGVEALENVLVIGASNREDMIDPAILRPGRLDVKIKIERPDAEGARDIFSKYLVPELPLHPTDVGEFNGDKQATIDELIRTTVERMYTESEENRFLEVTYANGDKEILYFKDFNSGAMIQNIVDRAKKMAIKSFLDSGEDAAQKGLRVQHLLQACVDEFKENEDLPNTTNPDDWARISGKKGERIVFIRTLITGKQGTEPGRSIEQVSNTGQYL, encoded by the coding sequence ATGTCGACATCCGATGGATTCCATTCCGAGGGGCGCAGCCCCGAGGAGCTCGAGAGTCATGTCCGTTTCCTCGAAGCTGAGGTGACCGACCTGCGGCACAGACTGACCGAGATGCCCGGATCTTCGCGTGGCCTGGAGGCGCGGCTCGCTGACGCGCAGCGCTCCCTGGCCGCCGTGACGTCGCAGAACGAGCGACTCACCGTGACGCTTCGGGATGCCCGAGACCAGATCATCAAGCTCAAGGAGGAGGTCGACCGGCTGGCACAGCCGCCAGCAGGCTTCGGCACCTTCATCGAGCGCAACGAGGACGACTCGATCGATGTCTTCACCGGTGGGCGCAAGCTCCGGGTGACCGCATCGCCCAATGTCGACCTCGACGAGCTGCGCTATGGCCAGGAGGTCATGCTCAACGAGGCGCTGAACGTCGTGGCCGCGATGGAGTTCGAGAAGGTCGGCGAGGTGGTGATGTTCAAGGAGCTGCTCGCCGACGGTGAGCGCGCCCTGGTGATCGCCAACGCCGACGAGGAGCGCGTGGTGCGGCTCGCCGAGCCGCTCCTCAACGACGCCATCCGCGCCGGTGACTCCCTGCTCCTCGAACCACGCTCGGGTTATGTCTACGAGAAGGTGCCCAAGTCCGAGGTCGAGGAGCTCGTCCTGGAGGAGGTGCCCGACATCTCCTACGAGTCGATCGGTGGCCTCAGCGGCCAGATCGAGCAGATCCAGGACGCGGTCGAGCTGCCCTACCTCTACCCGGAGCTCTTCATCGAGCACCAGCTCAAGCCGCCGAAGGGCGTGCTGCTCTACGGTCCTCCGGGATGTGGCAAGACCCTGATCGCGAAGGCCGTCGCCAACTCGTTGGCGAAGAAGGTCGCCGCGAAGACGGGAGCGGACGGCAAGTCCTACTTCCTCAACATCAAGGGCCCCGAGCTCCTCAACAAGTACGTCGGTGAGACCGAGCGCCACATCCGCCTGGTCTTCCAGCGGGCTCGTGAGAAGGCCGCAGCCGGCACCCCGGTGATCGTCTTCTTCGACGAGATGGACTCGCTGTTCCGTACGCGTGGCACCGGTGTCTCCTCCGACGTGGAGAACACCATCGTCCCGCAGCTGCTCTCCGAGATCGACGGTGTCGAGGCGCTGGAGAACGTGCTGGTCATCGGTGCCTCCAACCGTGAGGACATGATCGACCCGGCGATCCTGCGCCCGGGCCGTCTGGACGTGAAGATCAAGATCGAGCGTCCCGATGCCGAGGGTGCTCGCGACATCTTCTCGAAGTACCTGGTCCCCGAGCTGCCGCTGCACCCGACCGATGTGGGCGAGTTCAACGGCGACAAGCAGGCCACCATCGACGAGCTCATCCGCACCACCGTGGAGCGGATGTACACCGAGTCCGAGGAGAACCGCTTCCTGGAGGTCACCTACGCCAACGGTGACAAGGAGATCCTCTACTTCAAGGACTTCAACTCCGGCGCGATGATCCAGAACATCGTCGACCGGGCCAAGAAGATGGCCATCAAGTCCTTCCTGGACTCCGGTGAGGACGCCGCCCAGAAGGGCCTGCGGGTGCAGCACCTGCTCCAGGCCTGCGTGGACGAGTTCAAGGAGAACGAGGACCTCCCCAACACCACCAACCCCGACGACTGGGCCCGCATCTCCGGCAAGAAGGGCGAGCGGATCGTCTTCATCCGCACGCTCATCACTGGCAAGCAGGGCACCGAGCCCGGCCGTTCCATCGAGCAGGTCTCCAACACCGGTCAGTACCTGTAA
- a CDS encoding MaoC family dehydratase — translation MTLTLDGIDGVRAAVGTDLDPGPWFEIDQARITSFADVTEDWQWIHVDTERAAGSDLGSTIAHGYLTLSLVPRLSNDVFTFANIGRALNYGLDKVRFLSPVRPGDRVRARAAMISAEDSGPGVLARVRYTIEIEDQERPACVVEALMLVLPPAE, via the coding sequence ATGACGTTGACCCTCGACGGGATCGATGGCGTACGCGCCGCCGTCGGCACCGACCTCGACCCCGGGCCCTGGTTCGAGATCGACCAGGCCCGCATCACGTCTTTCGCCGACGTGACCGAGGACTGGCAGTGGATCCACGTCGACACCGAACGGGCCGCCGGCAGCGACCTCGGCAGCACGATCGCGCACGGCTACCTGACGTTGTCGCTGGTCCCGCGCCTGAGCAACGACGTGTTCACGTTCGCCAACATCGGCCGCGCCCTCAACTACGGGCTCGACAAGGTCCGGTTCCTCTCCCCTGTCCGCCCCGGCGACCGCGTACGAGCCCGCGCGGCGATGATATCGGCCGAGGACTCCGGCCCCGGCGTCCTCGCCCGGGTGCGCTACACGATCGAGATCGAGGACCAGGAGCGGCCGGCATGCGTCGTCGAGGCGTTGATGCTGGTTCTCCCGCCTGCGGAGTGA